In a genomic window of Wyeomyia smithii strain HCP4-BCI-WySm-NY-G18 chromosome 1, ASM2978416v1, whole genome shotgun sequence:
- the LOC129730987 gene encoding probable Rho GTPase-activating protein CG5521 isoform X2, whose product MFTKKSNIDLKKSTAKIQDSKKDSTARLRHLKTILEHVDSEEAKNLFEANYSHVYYILYDTFVQAETNLRQREQSFHIVHKTHREELDGSLWLLSKILCLLPELIARRWQVHSLGRILAKLLHYGNSVKLRKEGVRYFMLWYQALGDNAPPFVHGMFTELVPGLTVPQKGKVGPLSSESEFIATDVLNHPNMKGELGGSVFHDTGAHPVKSPEIQPLIPPGSNERTAAPDPRDGLEILLDSMVQSSGCLKWRDNSPQKHIKTLNFLLSKFREQYLPVFCPSFDYSTSIYEPKLDLPAMRNISKREEVMSSCVVVLVIWIAKYTHERHVSAKLDNVQIDEEGIGENASLLSNLRHMGYTQTQLMRDVLYSSRETINFVHEIYRQAFLMSFTSKSQIEAMRIAISVYRDWMSTIPPPPFLLEPDSSEASLNSSSGELHQGGRPSSQRLRTDSYLGAISKENIMIRAGLQNVLQVFVTNAVNVFMVNTAHLNIHFQSKTNSDGFATPLDEQTDICKRVLNIYRTMVMKTRMEGRTWEQLLLVLLQVTSVILQNSPPNAKKNNLGGRLAQPIFQTLIVTWIRAHTNVNVNPGLWDKFLKVLSSLTHREELIVEWDKTMQTLTRVLARQVYNINLSDLPLDRLAEQKGKRKRGTPSNWTQSSNATQCEKPDGSVAQCNSNGKNSVEDAGGEENRMPGHGHVIRSIPGTPSLNRSYSEGSLAPFRKARTRRRVRNKHHSQTQQHVASLPMTVEHSLNRMLSNTSGGGLSISNENLELSRFSQCEESLMMGPPTIRRALSLDSIRPPPSKGRSAGNDSDSYRGGSRSPSPTASSGIESGSIKDSPMQIDVLTADSSSIDTQDENSAVSADRRSILSGGTARGWLPDVAAVMWRRMLGALGDVNKILNPKLHAQVFQYLVSITESLIKIRMNQGISLDGQPVPAPSVLVPPIALVAPWCYGALTLDGQYNQGKLYAMQLLCTIVKAGASLGNNQLPLFYHALHQALSGEDRAMAYTALRYLGGPRFLSLLLPGHTLLLLDLVHASTIVLTSSETGPHAPRSQVAGLLGSLLCFPKTSLPGPVLQPSEPNIDLMECPDLQEHVLNIVLRCARREPTAKARSIAIASLGQWILQNLTNPSAFQTSPGPEATTFKQRIPQHHSSSTSTASRGEELTVNPRIREAFQVLLQALQFKHRIIARLASETLKLCAEQGKRIERIDRLPQIIIDTICLSLEIQNVPHPKESDKTVLTSLLLTLGEFCMSFSVQTLQRPKSSESDESLIEVVFKVLHKIAMGIQNGERIKLFTTDEDFDMSITVDDVREQNSSMELTYQTSETIANCQSAIRLCAKTVAMHLITNLGHFPMGIGATRLSSMVDEQDDLIGNSISTLQRENSLGNRDSMDLGASQVLASPNLQLLMLSPELVASFIELSALKLPGGGATAGLITANRQVRLLLRDLNGKACWDASILYKEPSLSSSEDTSRQLKESSPNSERPSSAFQFRTDGGFSRIMTGAVASIDPMMSTIGLPIAPLRHTLRHRPVHQLPVAKDLAPDLDQLDDLLQYIGYTSPECLDACGVPLNTAGPSPLGAPLEAQTISIILNQRALETEYIVRQNAAVGLLSESPAYNVGGSVAYASFIDDNVPTAAQFVTSGIMTSRFNTSSTVERLTSSNSETKSFQFGRILFSQLGLAGWERRKRTHLLQRTDKLLRELRNLDNQKCRETHKMAVIYVANGQEDKGSILRNSCGSSTYEMFVSALGWEVELESHNGFLGGLPRQGCGQTAPYYATPFLEVIYHVSTRMPSDSSEAILNKTRHLGNDEVHIVWSEHNRDYRRDILPTEFCDVLIVIYPMRSGLFRVTINKKPDVPWFGPLSDEMVVGGSCLASLVRASAINASRAKRTSLPLYQQYYEERNRSLETVAMRHRESNTFEDFTARIFSPIPPKNTVTGGANVSSPGITGGAPLAAALIDHHSRTTSKTWIHHPEIVATAREVTQQTVMASVSLDQPSPRPLRKLHHPFKPAVTKPPKTAPPPVPSTIGLQTAAVAAVAHHPFGGTSGTPPDSPTLPGRSKFK is encoded by the exons ATGTTTACGAAAAAGTCCAACATTGATCTAAAAAAGTCGACAGCAAAAATTCAAGACAGCAAGAAGGATTCCACGGCACGATTGCGACATTTGAAAACGATTTTAG aACACGTGGACAGTGAGGAGGCCAAAAATCTGTTCGAAGCGAACTACAGCCATGTCTATTACATTCTGTACGATACCTTCGTACAAGCGGAAACTAATCTACGCCAACGAG aacAATCATTCCACATCG TCCACAAAACGCACCGCGAGGAACTGGATGGATCTTTGTGGTTGTTAAGCAAGATCCTGTGCCTGCTGCCGGAGCTGATCGCTCGCCGTTGGCAGGTTCACTCGCTCGGGCGAATTCTAGCCAAGCTGCTGCACTATGGCAACAGTGTCAAACTGCGCAAGGAGGGCGTCCGGTACTTTATGCTGTGGTACCAGGCACTGGGTGACAATGCGCCCCCGTTCGTGCACGGTATGTTCACCGAGTTGGTCCCCGGACTGACGGTGCCTCAGAAGGGCAAGGTGGGTCCCCTATCGTCGGAGTCGGAATTTATCGCAACGGACGTCCTCAATCATCCAAACATGAAGGGAGAACTAGGCGGATCAGTTTTTCATGAcactggagcgcatccagtaaAGTCGCCAGAGATTCAACCGCTGATTCCACCCGGTTCAAACGAGAGAACAGCCGCGCCTGACCCGCGCGATGGATTGGAGATCCTGCTGGACAGTATGGTTCAGTCGAGTGGTTGTCTTAAGTGGAGAGACAATTCGCCACAAAAACACATCAAAACGTTAAACTTTCTCCTCAGCAAGTTTCGCGAACAGTATCTGCCAGTCTTCTGCCCTAGCTTCGATTATTCCACATCGATTTACGAACCCAAATTGGATTTACCTGCGATGAGAAACATTTCCAAGCGTGAAGAAGTGATGAGCTCTTGTGTTGTAGTCCTGGTGATCTGGATAGCGAAATACACCCACGAAAGGCATGTCAGTGCCAAACTGGATAACGTTCAAATCGACGAGGAAGGCATCGGTGAAAATGCATCGCTTCTGTCAAATCTGCGGCACATGGGTTACACCCAAACACAGCTGATGCGAGATGTTCTGTATTCAAGCCGAGAAACGATAAACTTTGTCCACGAGATCTACCGCCAGGCGTTCTTGATGTCGTTCACATCGAAAAGTCAAATTGAAGCGATGCGCATCGCCATATCCGTCTATCGGGACTGGATGAGTACAATTCCACCGCCACCGTTTCTGCTGGAACCGGACTCTAGTGAAGCTTCCTTGAACAGCAGCTCCGGTGAATTGCATCAGGGGGGACGTCCGAGCAGTCAGCGACTGCGAACGGACTCCTATCTGGGAGCGATTAGCAAGGAGAACATTATGATACGAGCTGGACTGCAGAATGTTCTGCAGGTGTTTGTGACGAACGCAGTGAACGTGTTTATGGTCAACACGGCACACCTAAACATACATTTTCAATCGAAGACCAACAGCGATGGGTTCGCCACTCCGCTGGACGAACAAACGGACATCTGCAAGCGGGTGCTGAACATTTATCGAACGATGGTGATGAAAACACGTATGGAAGGCCGCACCTGGGAGCAGTTGCTCTTGGTTTTACTACAG GTAACATCTGTAATCCTCCAGAATTCCCCTCCGAATGCAAAGAAAAACAACCTGGGTGGTCGGTTGGCTCAGCCGATATTTCAAACGCTGATCGTCACCTGGATAAGGGCCCACACGAACGTGAATGTGAACCCCGGACTGTGGGATAAATTCCTCAAGGTGTTATCCTCGTTGACGCACCGAGAAGAGCTGATAGTCGAGTGGGACAAAACGATGCAAACCCTGACGCGAGTACTAGCTAGACAAGTCTATAATATCAATCTGTCGGACTTGCCGCTGGATCGGCTGGCGGAACAGAAGGGCAAGAGGAAACGCGGGACACCTTCGAACTGGACGCAAAGTTCGAATGCGACGCAGTGCGAAAAACCGGACGGTTCGGTGGCACAGTGCAATAGCAACGGGAAGAATTCGGTGGAGGATGCCGGTGGGGAGGAAAACAGAATGCCCGGTCACGGGCATGTGATTAGAAGCATTCCAGGTACTCCCTCACTAAACAGAAGCTACAGCGAAGGCAGTTTGGCCCCTTTCCGGAAGGCTCGAACTCGACGAAGAGTTCGGAACAAACATCACTCACAGACCCAGCAGCATGTAGCGTCGCTACCGATGACCGTGGAACATTCGTTGAATCGAATGTTATCCAACACATCCGGTGGGGGATTGAGTATTAGCAACGAGAACTTGGAGCTATCCAGGTTTTCCCAGTGTGAAGAATCATTGATGATGGGACCGCCGACGATTCGAAGAGCCTTATCGTTGGACTCTATACGGCCTCCGCCTAGCAAAGGTCGAAGTGCGGGAAATGATAGTGACAGTTATAGGGGAGGATCGAGAAGTCCCTCGCCTACAGCTTCCAGCGGAATTGAAAGCGGTTCGATTAAAGATTCTCCCATGCAAATAGACGTTTTGACTGCTGACAGCTCAAGCATTGATACACAGGATGAAAATAGTGCTGTATCAGCTGACAGAAGATCCATTCTATCGGGTGGAACGGCACGGGGATGGTTACCCGACGTGGCAGCAGTTATGTGGAGACGAATGTTGGGCGCTCTTGGCGATgtaaacaaaattttgaatccCAAATTGCACGCACAAGTTTTTCAGTATCTCGTGAGTATAACGGAAAGTTTAATCAAGATTCGAATGAACCAAGGAATTTCACTGGATGGCCAGCCGGTTCCAGCACCTTCGGTGCTAGTACCTCCGATTGCACTTGTTGCGCCCTGGTGTTACGGCGCCCTAACGCTAGATGGCCAATACAACCAGGGAAAGTTGTACGCTATGCAATTGCTCTGTACGATAGTGAAAGCGGGTGCATCGCTAGGAAACAATCAACTTCCATTGTTCTATCATGCTCTTCATCAGGCACTTTCTGGGGAAGACCGCGCAATGGCGTACACCGCTTTGAGGTACCTAGGTGGGCCGAGATTTCTCAGTTTGTTACTGCCCGGTCATACTTTGCTGTTGTTGGATCTTGTGCATGCATCTACGATCGTGTTAACTTCCTCTGAAACCGGACCGCACGCCCCCAGGTCTCAAGTGGCAGGACTGTTGGGTTCCTTACTGTGCTTTCCCAAAACATCGCTTCCCGGACCAGTTCTGCAGCCTTCGGAACCGAACATTGATCTAATGGAATGTCCAGATCTTCAGGAACATGTACTGAACATCGTACTCCGGTGTGCACGTCGAGAACCTACGGCAAAAGCAAGATCGATTGCAATAGCCTCCCTAGGCCAATGGATTCTTCAGAATCTCACCAATCCGTCCGCGTTCCAAACATCGCCCGGGCCGGAAGCGACCACCTTCAAGCAACGTATTCCTCAGCATCATTCCAGCTCAACTTCAACTGCGTCTCGTGGTGAGGAACTTACCGTCAATCCACGCATTCGAGAAGCCTTCCAGGTGCTGCTACAAGCACTCCAATTCAAGCATCGTATTATCGCCCGGCTGGCCTCGGAAACACTTAAACTGTGCGCTGAACAGGGTAAACGCATCGAACGAATCGATCGTTTACCGCAAATTATCATCGACACGATTTGTCTTTCGCTGGAAATCCAGAACGTACCCCATCCGAAGGAATCCGATAAGACCGTACTAACTTCTCTACTGCTGACGCTGGGGGAATTCTGTATGTCCTTTTCCGTGCAAACGCTCCAACGGCCTAAAAGCTCCGAATCGGACGAATCCCTTATCGAGGTGGTATTTAAAGTACTCCACAAAATTGCGATGGGTATTCAGAACGGCGAGCGAATCAAGCTATTCACGACGGATGAAGATTTCGATATGAGCATCACCGTAGATGATGTTCGGGAGCAGAATTCGTCGATGGAGCTCACCTATCAAACTTCCGAAACAATTGCCAACTGTCAGTCTGCGATTCGTCTGTGTGCCAAAACGGTGGCGATGCATTTGATCACCAATCTGGGTCATTTCCCTATGGGCATTGGAGCAACCCGACTCAGCTCGATGGTTGATGAACAGGATGATCTGATCGGCAACAGCATTAGTACATTACAGCGGGAAAATTCGCTTGGTAACCGAGATTCGATGGACCTGGGAGCTTCACAGGTATTGGCTTCCCCGAACCTTCAGCTACTGATGTTAAGTCCAGAATTGGTGGCAAGTTTCATCGAATTATCCGCCCTAAAGTTGCCAGGAGGAGGAGCTACAGCTGGTTTGATAACGGCAAACAGGCAAGTGCGTTTGTTGCTAAGAGATCTCAACGGTAAGGCCTGCTGGGATGCATCGATACTTTACAAAGAGCCAAGTCTCAGTAGCAGCGAAGACACCAGCCGACAGTTGAAAGAATCATCACCAAATAGTGAAAGACCCAGTTCAGCTTTTCAATTCCGAACGGACGGAGGTTTTTCCCGAATTATGACCGGGGCAGTCGCTTCGATTGATCCCATGATGTCGACGATCGGGCTACCGATAGCACCGCTGCGGCACACTCTTCGTCACAGACCTGTTCATCAGCTGCCAGTGGCTAAGGATCTTGCACCAGACCTTGACCAATTGGACGATCTGTTGCAGTATATTGGCTACACCAGTCCGGAATGTTTGGATGCCTGTGGGGTACCACTGAATACAGCAGGTCCATCTCCGCTGGGTGCACCTCTGGAAGCTCAAACAATTTCCATTATTCTAAACCAGCGAGCTCTTGAAACGGAGTATATTGTAAGACAAAATGCTGCGGTAGGCCTTCTGAGTGAATCACCAGCCTACAACGTTGGAGGTTCCGTAGCTTATGCATCCTTTATTGACGATAATGTCCCGACAGCCGCACAGTTCGTTACTAGCGGAATAATGACGAGCAGGTTCAACACTTCCTCTACTGTGGAACGACTAACAAGCTCGAATAGCGAAACGAAATCATTCCAGTTTGGTCGAATACTTTTCAGCCAACTTGGTCTCGCTGGTTGGGAACGACGTAAACGTACGCACTTGTTGCAACGTACGGATAAGCTGTTACGAGAGCTACGAAATCTTGACAATCAGAAATGTCGCGAAACGCACAAAATGGCCGTCATCTATGTTGCCAATGGGCAGGAAGATAAGGGTAGCATTCTGAGAAATTCATGCGGAAGTAGCACTTATGAAATGTTCGTTTCGGCACTCGGTTGGGAAGTGGAGCTGGAGTCGCATAACGGATTCTTGGGAGGTCTACCGAGACAAGGCTGCGGTCAAACCGCTCCGTATTATGCGACTCCCTTTCTGGAGGTTATCTATCATGTTTCGACCCGAATGCCATCCGATAGTTCTGAGGCTATTCTGAATAAAACTCGCCATCTGGGCAACGACGAAGTTCACATTGTGTGGAGTGAACACAACCGCGACTACAGACGGGACATTCTACCAACGGAGTTCTGTGACGTACTGATTGTGATCTATCCGATGAGAAGTGGACTATTTCGGGTGACGATCAACAAGAAACCAGACGTACCATGGTTTGGACCTTTGTCCGACGAAATGGTAGTGGGGGGATCGTGCTTGGCTAGTTTAGTTCGAGCGTCCGCCATCAATGCGAGCCGGGCCAAGAGAACTTCGCTGCCGCTGTATCAACAATA CTACGAGGAGCGTAACCGTTCGCTGGAAACGGTGGCGATGCGGCATCGTGAGAGCAACACCTTCGAAGATTTCACCGCCCGAATTTTTAGCCCCATTCCTCCGAAGAACACTGTTACTGGGGGCGCGAATGTGAGCTCACCCGGAATTACTGGCGGAGCACCGCTGGCAGCTGCACTCATCGATCATCACAGCCGGACCACGTCCAAGA CTTGGATCCACCATCCGGAAATCGTAGCGACCGCTCGTGAGGTCACTCAGCAAACGGTGATGGCTTCGGTTTCGTTGGACCAGCCCTCGCCACGTCCGCTGCGCAAGCTGCACCATCCTTTCAAGCCTGCGGTCACAAAACCACCCAAAACAGCGCCACCGCCTGTACCGTCGACAATCGGTCTACagactgctgctgttgctgcagtAGCTCATCATCCGTTCGGTGGTACCTCCGGTACACCACCCGACAGTCCCACCCTGCCCGGTCGGTCCAAGTTCAAATGA